In one window of Erwinia tasmaniensis Et1/99 DNA:
- the leuC gene encoding 3-isopropylmalate dehydratase large subunit: protein MKTLYEKLFDAHVVHEASGETPLIYIDRHLVHEVTSAQAFDGLRAHNRPLRQPSKTFATMDHNVSTQSRDINASGEMARIQMSLLMKNCEAFGVQLFDLSHQFQGIVHVMGPEQGLSLPGMTIVCGDSHTSTHGALGALAFGIGTSEVEHVLATQTLKQSRAKTMKIEVQGHTAPGITAKDIALAIIGKTGSGGGNGHVVEFCGAAVAALSMEGRMTLCNMAIELGAKAGLIAPDDTTFSYVKGRRYAPKEAEWQQAVDYWRTLRSDEGAHFDKVVTIDAATIAPQVTWGTNPGQVIAVSDPIPDPASFSDPVERASAEKALAYMDLKPGIRLTDVAIDKVFIGSCTNSRIEDLRAAAAIVKGHKIAQGVQGYVVPGSGPVKAQAEAEGLDRIFIDAGFEWRLPGCSMCLAMNNDRLQPGERCASTSNRNFEGRQGRGGRTHLVSPAMAAAAAVAGHFADIRELA, encoded by the coding sequence ATGAAAACACTGTACGAGAAGCTGTTTGATGCGCATGTCGTGCATGAGGCCAGCGGCGAAACCCCGCTGATCTATATTGACCGCCACCTGGTGCATGAGGTGACGTCCGCACAGGCCTTTGACGGCCTGCGCGCTCATAATCGTCCGCTGCGCCAGCCGTCAAAAACCTTCGCCACGATGGATCACAACGTGTCTACCCAGTCACGGGATATCAATGCCAGCGGTGAGATGGCGCGTATCCAGATGTCGCTGCTGATGAAAAACTGCGAGGCCTTCGGCGTACAGCTGTTTGATCTCAGTCATCAGTTCCAGGGGATCGTGCACGTGATGGGCCCGGAGCAGGGGCTGTCGCTGCCCGGCATGACCATCGTCTGCGGTGATTCCCATACCTCGACCCACGGCGCGCTCGGCGCGCTGGCGTTTGGTATCGGCACCTCGGAAGTGGAACACGTGCTGGCCACCCAGACGCTGAAGCAGTCACGCGCCAAAACCATGAAGATTGAAGTACAGGGCCATACCGCGCCGGGGATCACCGCGAAAGATATCGCGCTGGCGATTATTGGTAAAACCGGCAGCGGTGGCGGTAACGGTCACGTTGTCGAGTTCTGTGGGGCGGCGGTGGCAGCGTTAAGCATGGAGGGCCGTATGACGCTGTGCAATATGGCGATCGAGCTGGGCGCTAAGGCGGGGTTAATTGCCCCGGACGACACCACGTTCAGCTACGTGAAAGGCCGCCGCTATGCCCCAAAAGAGGCAGAGTGGCAGCAGGCGGTCGATTACTGGCGCACATTGCGCAGCGACGAGGGCGCGCACTTTGATAAGGTGGTAACGATCGACGCTGCCACCATTGCCCCGCAGGTGACCTGGGGCACCAACCCCGGACAGGTGATCGCCGTCAGCGACCCGATCCCCGACCCGGCCTCCTTCAGCGATCCGGTGGAGCGTGCCTCGGCGGAAAAAGCGCTGGCCTATATGGATCTCAAGCCCGGTATTCGCCTGACCGATGTCGCCATCGACAAGGTGTTTATCGGCTCCTGCACCAACTCGCGCATTGAAGATCTGCGCGCGGCGGCGGCGATAGTGAAAGGGCATAAAATTGCCCAGGGCGTGCAGGGCTACGTGGTACCCGGCTCCGGCCCGGTCAAAGCCCAGGCGGAAGCGGAAGGGCTGGACCGCATCTTTATTGATGCCGGATTTGAATGGCGTCTGCCGGGCTGTTCGATGTGCCTGGCGATGAACAACGACCGCCTCCAGCCCGGCGAGCGCTGCGCGTCGACCAGCAACCGTAACTTTGAAGGCCGCCAGGGGCGTGGCGGGCGTACTCACCTGGTCAGCCCGGCAATGGCGGCGGCGGCGGCGGTAGCCGGTCACTTTGCCGATATCCGCGAGCTAGCGTAA
- the leuB gene encoding 3-isopropylmalate dehydrogenase, whose protein sequence is MSSTYHIAVLPGDGIGPEVMAQASKVLDAIRQRFDLRITTSEYDVGGAAIDRHGVPLPDSTVKGCEQADAILFGSVGGPKWEHLPPAEQPERGALLPLRKHFKLFSNLRPASLYQGLEDFCPLRRDIADRGFDILVVRELTGGIYFGQPKGREGSGMHERAFDTEVYHRFEIERIARIAFESARKRRHKVTSIDKANVLQSSILWREIVGEVAQDYPDVELHHMYIDNATMQLIKAPSQFDVMLCSNLFGDILSDECAMITGSMGMLPSASLNEQGFGLFEPAGGSAPDIAGKNIANPVAQILSLALLLRYSLNAADAADAIEQAINRALEEGYRTGDLAGNGKAIGTDEMGSVIARFIREA, encoded by the coding sequence ATGTCCAGCACTTACCATATTGCAGTATTACCCGGTGACGGCATCGGCCCGGAAGTGATGGCCCAGGCCAGCAAGGTGCTCGACGCAATCCGCCAGCGTTTCGATCTGCGTATCACCACCAGCGAATATGACGTGGGCGGTGCGGCTATCGACCGTCACGGCGTGCCGCTGCCGGACAGTACGGTGAAAGGCTGTGAGCAGGCCGACGCCATTCTGTTTGGCTCGGTCGGCGGGCCAAAATGGGAGCATCTGCCCCCGGCAGAACAGCCGGAGCGCGGCGCGCTGCTGCCGCTGCGTAAACACTTTAAGCTGTTCAGCAACCTGCGTCCGGCCAGCCTGTATCAGGGGCTGGAAGACTTCTGCCCGCTGCGCAGGGATATAGCCGATCGCGGCTTCGATATTCTGGTGGTGCGCGAACTGACCGGCGGCATCTACTTTGGCCAGCCGAAGGGGCGCGAAGGCAGCGGAATGCACGAGCGCGCCTTCGATACCGAGGTTTATCACCGTTTTGAAATCGAGCGCATTGCGCGTATCGCCTTTGAGTCGGCGCGTAAACGCCGCCACAAAGTCACCTCGATTGATAAAGCCAACGTGCTGCAATCCTCCATTCTGTGGCGCGAAATCGTCGGTGAAGTGGCACAGGACTACCCGGACGTTGAGCTGCACCATATGTATATCGACAATGCCACCATGCAGCTGATCAAGGCGCCGTCACAGTTCGACGTCATGCTGTGCTCTAACCTGTTCGGCGATATCCTGTCGGACGAATGCGCGATGATCACCGGCTCAATGGGCATGTTGCCTTCGGCCAGCCTTAACGAGCAGGGCTTTGGCCTGTTTGAACCGGCCGGCGGCTCCGCGCCGGATATCGCCGGTAAAAACATCGCCAACCCGGTGGCGCAAATTCTGTCGCTGGCGCTGCTGCTGCGCTACAGCCTGAACGCGGCCGACGCCGCCGATGCCATCGAGCAGGCGATCAACCGCGCGCTGGAAGAAGGCTATCGTACCGGTGACCTGGCCGGTAACGGCAAGGCCATCGGCACAGATGAAATGGGCAGCGTGATCGCCCGATTTATTCGCGAAGCATAA
- the leuA gene encoding 2-isopropylmalate synthase, with the protein MSQQVIIFDTTLRDGEQALQASLSVKEKLQIALALERMGVDVMEVGFPVSSPGDFESVQTIARQIKNSRVCGLARCVEKDIDAAYEALRVADAYRIHTFLATSPMHIATKLRSTLPEVIERAVKMIRRARNYTDDVEFSCEDGGRTPIDDLCRVVEAAINAGATTINIPDTVGYTLPYEYANIFSALRARVPNIDKAILSVHTHDDLGMAVGNALAAVNAGARQIEGAMNGLGERAGNCALEETIMAIKTRGQLMNVHTRINHQEIYRTCQTVSKICNMPIPAHKAIIGSNAFAHSSGIHQDGVLKNRENYEILTPESIGLKQVQLNLTSRSGRAAVKHRMEEMGYGETEYNMDRLYDAFKALADKKGQVFDYDLEALAFINQQSEEPEYFRLDTFNVQSGSSVIATATVQLRCGDEQKTEAATGNGPVDAVYQAINRLTEFDAELVSYQLTAKGHGKDALGQVDIVVQYNGRKFHGVGLATDIVESSAKAMVNALNTIWRARQVEQELQRKSQVKDQKETV; encoded by the coding sequence ATGAGCCAACAAGTCATTATTTTCGATACCACTCTGCGCGACGGTGAGCAGGCATTGCAGGCCAGCCTGAGTGTGAAAGAAAAGCTGCAGATTGCCCTGGCGCTGGAACGTATGGGGGTCGATGTGATGGAGGTCGGCTTCCCGGTCTCGTCCCCTGGCGATTTTGAATCGGTACAAACCATTGCCCGCCAGATCAAGAACAGCCGGGTGTGTGGCCTGGCGCGCTGTGTGGAAAAAGACATCGACGCCGCTTATGAAGCGCTGCGCGTGGCGGATGCTTATCGCATTCACACCTTCCTGGCGACCTCACCAATGCATATCGCCACCAAACTGCGCAGCACCCTGCCGGAAGTGATTGAACGCGCCGTGAAAATGATCAGGCGCGCACGTAATTATACCGATGATGTGGAATTCTCTTGCGAAGACGGCGGTCGTACCCCGATTGATGACCTGTGTCGCGTGGTCGAAGCCGCGATTAATGCCGGTGCTACCACCATTAATATCCCGGATACCGTGGGTTATACCTTACCTTACGAGTACGCCAACATCTTCAGCGCGCTGCGTGCGCGCGTGCCGAATATCGATAAGGCGATCCTGTCGGTGCATACCCACGACGACCTGGGCATGGCCGTGGGTAATGCCCTCGCCGCGGTCAATGCCGGGGCACGTCAGATCGAAGGGGCAATGAACGGACTGGGTGAACGTGCCGGCAACTGCGCGTTGGAAGAGACCATTATGGCAATCAAAACCCGTGGTCAGCTGATGAACGTGCATACCCGCATCAATCACCAGGAAATTTACCGCACCTGCCAGACCGTCAGCAAAATCTGCAATATGCCGATCCCGGCGCATAAAGCCATTATCGGTTCAAACGCCTTCGCCCACTCTTCCGGCATTCACCAGGATGGCGTGCTGAAAAACCGCGAAAACTACGAAATTCTGACCCCGGAATCGATCGGCCTGAAACAGGTGCAGTTGAATCTTACCTCACGATCCGGCCGCGCCGCGGTGAAACACCGCATGGAAGAGATGGGTTACGGCGAAACCGAATACAACATGGACAGGCTGTACGATGCGTTCAAGGCGCTGGCCGATAAAAAAGGCCAGGTGTTTGATTATGACCTTGAGGCACTGGCCTTTATCAATCAGCAGTCGGAAGAGCCGGAATACTTCAGGCTGGATACGTTCAACGTGCAGTCAGGCTCCAGCGTGATTGCCACCGCCACCGTGCAGCTGCGCTGCGGCGATGAACAGAAAACCGAGGCCGCTACCGGTAACGGTCCGGTTGATGCCGTTTATCAGGCAATTAACCGTTTGACTGAATTCGATGCCGAACTGGTCAGTTATCAGCTGACCGCCAAAGGTCACGGCAAGGATGCGCTGGGCCAGGTCGATATCGTGGTGCAATACAACGGGCGCAAGTTCCATGGCGTGGGCCTGGCGACCGATATCGTCGAGTCCTCGGCAAAAGCGATGGTCAACGCGCTGAACACCATCTGGCGCGCCCGTCAGGTTGAGCAGGAATTGCAGCGCAAGTCCCAGGTAAAAGATCAGAAGGAAACCGTATAA
- the leuL gene encoding leu operon leader peptide, protein MRSEPMIRFNRLLGLLLNAFLMRGRLVGGINH, encoded by the coding sequence ATGAGGTCTGAACCAATGATTCGTTTCAACCGCCTACTCGGCCTACTACTTAACGCATTCCTAATGCGCGGTAGGCTTGTGGGCGGAATCAATCACTGA
- the ilvI gene encoding acetolactate synthase 3 large subunit: protein MEMLSGAEMVVRSLIDQGVKHVFGYPGGAVLDIYDALQTVGGVDHILVRHEQGAVHMADGYARATGDVGVVLVTSGPGATNAITGIATAYMDSIPMVVLSGQVMSSLIGYDAFQECDMVGISRPVVKHSFMVKRAEDIPTVMKKAFWLAASGRPGPVVVDLPKDMMNPANKLPYVWPDEVSMRSYNPTTQGHKGQIKRALQTLLAAKNPVIYAGGGVINAACHDELRQLAETLNVPVTTSLMGLGAFPGTHHQCLGMLGMHGTYEANMTMHHSDVIFAVGVRFDDRTTNNLAKYCPNATVLHIDIDPTSISKTIAADVPIVGDAKQVLQQMLELLGQDPARQDFDALRDWWQSIERWRSRHCLEFDRTSDKIKPQAVIETICRLTKGDAYVTSDVGQHQMFAALYYQFDKPRRWINSGGLGTMGFGLPAALGVKLALPDETVVCVTGDGSIQMNIQELSTALQYGIPVLVLNLNNRVLGMVKQWQDMIYSGRHSQSYMESLPDFVRLAEAYGHVGISVTRPDELEAKLEQALEQLAKNRLVFVDINVDDSEHVYPMHIRGGGMDEMWLSKTERT from the coding sequence ATGGAGATGTTATCAGGAGCCGAGATGGTAGTCCGATCGTTAATCGATCAGGGCGTAAAACATGTATTCGGCTATCCCGGCGGAGCGGTCCTCGATATTTATGACGCCCTGCAAACCGTTGGCGGCGTGGACCATATCCTGGTGCGCCACGAGCAGGGCGCGGTGCATATGGCCGATGGCTATGCCCGCGCTACCGGCGATGTCGGCGTGGTGCTGGTTACCTCCGGGCCCGGTGCCACCAACGCGATTACCGGTATCGCCACGGCGTATATGGATTCGATTCCTATGGTGGTGCTGTCCGGCCAGGTGATGTCCTCTCTGATTGGCTATGATGCCTTCCAGGAGTGCGACATGGTGGGGATCTCCCGCCCGGTGGTTAAACACAGCTTTATGGTTAAGCGGGCAGAAGATATCCCGACCGTGATGAAAAAGGCGTTCTGGCTCGCCGCCAGCGGCCGTCCGGGGCCGGTCGTCGTCGATCTGCCAAAGGATATGATGAACCCGGCGAATAAGCTGCCGTACGTCTGGCCTGATGAGGTCAGCATGCGCTCTTACAACCCGACGACGCAGGGACATAAAGGCCAAATCAAGCGTGCGCTACAGACCTTACTGGCTGCGAAAAATCCGGTGATTTATGCCGGGGGCGGAGTGATCAATGCTGCCTGCCATGATGAGCTGCGCCAGCTGGCGGAAACGCTGAACGTGCCGGTGACCACATCGCTGATGGGGCTGGGGGCGTTTCCCGGCACGCACCATCAATGCTTAGGCATGCTGGGCATGCACGGCACTTACGAAGCCAACATGACGATGCATCACTCCGACGTTATCTTTGCCGTTGGCGTGCGTTTTGACGACCGTACTACCAATAATCTGGCAAAGTATTGCCCGAATGCCACCGTGCTGCATATTGATATTGACCCAACGTCAATTTCAAAAACCATCGCCGCCGATGTGCCGATCGTCGGCGATGCCAAACAGGTTCTGCAACAGATGCTGGAGCTGCTGGGGCAGGATCCCGCCCGGCAGGATTTTGACGCGCTGCGCGACTGGTGGCAGAGCATTGAACGGTGGCGCTCCCGTCACTGCCTGGAGTTTGACCGCACCAGTGACAAGATCAAACCGCAGGCGGTTATCGAAACCATTTGCCGCCTGACGAAAGGCGATGCCTATGTGACTTCCGACGTCGGACAACATCAGATGTTCGCGGCCCTCTACTATCAGTTTGATAAACCGCGCCGCTGGATCAACTCTGGCGGTCTCGGCACGATGGGCTTTGGCCTGCCGGCGGCCCTCGGGGTTAAACTGGCCCTGCCTGATGAAACGGTGGTGTGCGTGACGGGTGACGGCAGTATCCAGATGAATATTCAGGAACTGTCGACCGCGTTGCAATACGGCATTCCGGTGCTGGTGCTGAACCTCAATAACCGCGTGCTGGGCATGGTGAAGCAGTGGCAGGATATGATTTACTCCGGTCGCCACTCACAATCTTATATGGAATCACTGCCTGACTTTGTACGGCTGGCAGAGGCTTACGGCCATGTGGGCATTTCCGTGACTCGCCCCGACGAACTGGAAGCGAAACTAGAGCAGGCGCTGGAACAGCTGGCGAAAAATCGCCTGGTGTTTGTCGACATTAACGTGGATGACAGCGAGCACGTCTACCCGATGCATATTCGCGGTGGCGGTATGGATGAAATGTGGCTGAGCAAAACGGAGAGGACTTAA
- the ilvN gene encoding acetolactate synthase small subunit, with translation MRRVLSVLLENESGALSRVVGLFSQRGYNIESLTVAPTDDPTLSRMTIQTVGDEKVIEQIEKQLHKLVDVLRVSELGQGDFVEREIMLVKIQATGYGREEVKRSADIFRGQIVDVTPSLYTVQLAGTSDKLDAFLGTVRDVAEIVEVARSGIVGVARGDRIMR, from the coding sequence ATGCGTCGCGTATTATCGGTTCTGCTGGAAAACGAATCCGGCGCATTATCCCGCGTGGTGGGGCTGTTTTCCCAGCGCGGCTACAACATTGAAAGCCTGACGGTGGCTCCCACTGACGATCCCACGCTGTCACGCATGACCATTCAGACCGTCGGTGATGAGAAGGTGATCGAGCAGATCGAAAAGCAGCTGCATAAGCTGGTTGATGTACTGCGCGTCAGCGAACTCGGGCAGGGTGATTTCGTCGAGCGCGAAATCATGCTGGTGAAGATTCAGGCCACGGGTTATGGCCGTGAAGAGGTGAAACGTAGCGCGGATATCTTCCGTGGGCAGATCGTCGACGTCACGCCATCGCTTTACACGGTTCAGCTGGCAGGCACCAGCGACAAGCTGGACGCTTTCCTCGGTACGGTTCGTGACGTGGCGGAAATCGTTGAAGTGGCGCGATCTGGTATCGTTGGCGTAGCTCGCGGCGATCGCATTATGCGTTGA
- the cra gene encoding catabolite repressor/activator yields MKLDEIARLAGVSRTTASYVINGKARQYRVSDKTVEKVMAVVREHNYHPNAVAAGLRAGRTRSIGLVIPDLENTSYTRIANYLERQARQRGYQLLIACSEDQPDNEMRCVEHLLQRQVDAIIVSTSLPPEHPFYQRWINDPLPIIALDRALDREHFTSVVGADQEDAQALAAELRKLSAKSVLFVGALPELSVSFLRELGFREGWEGDERQPDFIYANSFERSAAATLFENYLETHDMPEALFTTSFGLLQGVMDVTLQREGRLPQDLAIATFGDHELLDFLECPVLSVGQKHRDVAERVLELVLASLDEPRKPKVGLTRIRRNLYRRGRLNRQTN; encoded by the coding sequence GTGAAACTGGATGAAATTGCGCGCCTTGCAGGGGTTTCGCGTACCACTGCCAGCTATGTTATCAATGGCAAGGCCAGGCAGTATCGCGTCAGCGATAAAACCGTCGAGAAAGTGATGGCGGTAGTGCGCGAACATAATTACCACCCTAATGCCGTTGCGGCCGGATTGCGCGCTGGGCGCACGCGTTCGATAGGACTGGTTATTCCCGACCTGGAGAATACCAGCTATACGCGGATTGCTAACTATCTTGAACGTCAGGCGCGTCAGCGCGGCTATCAATTACTGATTGCCTGTTCGGAAGACCAGCCCGATAACGAAATGCGCTGCGTGGAACATCTGCTGCAACGTCAGGTTGATGCCATTATCGTTTCCACGTCATTACCGCCTGAACATCCTTTCTATCAGCGCTGGATTAACGATCCGCTGCCGATTATCGCGTTGGATCGTGCGCTGGATCGCGAACATTTTACCAGCGTTGTCGGCGCGGACCAGGAAGATGCGCAGGCGCTGGCCGCAGAACTGCGCAAGCTGTCGGCGAAATCCGTATTGTTTGTCGGCGCGCTGCCGGAACTGTCCGTCAGTTTTCTGCGTGAGCTGGGCTTCCGCGAGGGCTGGGAAGGCGATGAACGTCAGCCGGACTTTATTTATGCCAACAGCTTTGAGCGCAGCGCGGCAGCGACCCTGTTCGAAAATTATCTCGAGACCCACGATATGCCGGAGGCGCTGTTTACCACCTCCTTTGGGCTGCTGCAGGGCGTGATGGATGTGACGTTGCAACGCGAAGGGCGTTTGCCGCAAGACCTGGCGATTGCGACCTTTGGCGATCATGAACTGCTTGATTTCCTTGAGTGCCCGGTGTTGTCGGTCGGACAGAAGCACCGCGATGTCGCGGAGCGCGTGCTTGAGTTGGTTTTGGCCAGCCTTGATGAACCGCGCAAACCTAAAGTGGGCCTGACGCGTATTCGCCGTAATCTTTACCGGCGCGGTCGATTAAATCGCCAAACAAACTGA
- the mraZ gene encoding division/cell wall cluster transcriptional repressor MraZ: MFRGATLVNLDSKGRLAVPTRYREMLNEGSQGQMVCTIDLHQPCLLLYPLPEWEIIEQKLSRLSSMNPAERRVQRLLLGHASECQMDNAGRILLANTLRQQASLSKQVMLVGQFNKFELWDEQTWYQQVREDIDEERSSKQPLSERLQDLSL; encoded by the coding sequence ATGTTCCGTGGAGCAACGTTAGTCAATCTCGACAGCAAAGGCCGGCTTGCCGTGCCAACGCGCTATCGCGAAATGCTGAACGAGGGATCTCAGGGGCAAATGGTCTGCACCATTGACCTCCACCAACCTTGCCTGCTGCTTTACCCCCTGCCTGAATGGGAAATCATTGAACAAAAACTATCTCGCCTTTCCAGCATGAACCCTGCCGAGCGCCGCGTACAACGCCTGCTGCTGGGGCATGCCAGTGAATGCCAGATGGATAATGCAGGCCGGATCCTGCTGGCGAATACGCTTCGTCAACAGGCGAGCCTGAGTAAACAAGTGATGCTGGTTGGGCAGTTCAACAAATTTGAACTGTGGGATGAACAGACCTGGTATCAACAGGTCAGGGAAGATATAGACGAAGAGCGGTCTTCAAAGCAGCCTTTGTCTGAGCGGTTACAGGATTTGTCTTTATAA
- the rsmH gene encoding 16S rRNA (cytosine(1402)-N(4))-methyltransferase RsmH: protein MHDTFKHTTVLLDEAVNGLNIKSDGIYIDGTFGRGGHSRLILSQLGEHGRLYAIDRDPQAIAAAAEITDPRFTIIHGPFSALAEYAEERGLKGKIDGILLDLGVSSPQLDDAERGFSFMRDGPLDMRMDPTRGQSAAEWLLKAEESDIAFVLKTFGEERFAKRIARAIVERNREQPMTRTKELADVIYAATPVKDKFKHPATRSFQAIRIWVNSELEEIEQALKGALSALTAGGRLSIISFHSLEDRIVKRFMREQSRGPQIPHGLPMTEAQLSSLGGRQLKALGKMMPGESEVADNPRARSSVLRIAERTAS, encoded by the coding sequence ATGCACGATACTTTTAAACATACCACGGTGCTGTTAGATGAGGCGGTCAACGGTCTCAATATCAAGTCTGACGGCATCTATATTGATGGCACCTTTGGGCGCGGGGGACACTCGCGCCTAATCCTTTCTCAACTTGGCGAGCACGGCCGCCTGTACGCGATTGACCGCGATCCGCAGGCCATTGCCGCCGCCGCTGAAATTACCGATCCTCGTTTCACCATTATCCATGGCCCGTTTTCCGCGCTGGCAGAGTATGCCGAAGAACGCGGGCTGAAGGGGAAAATTGACGGCATTTTGCTGGATCTTGGCGTTTCCTCTCCGCAGCTGGATGACGCCGAACGCGGTTTCTCCTTTATGCGCGACGGGCCCCTGGATATGCGTATGGACCCTACGCGCGGCCAGTCGGCGGCTGAATGGCTGTTGAAAGCCGAAGAAAGCGATATTGCTTTTGTGCTGAAGACCTTTGGCGAAGAGCGTTTCGCCAAGCGCATCGCTCGTGCCATCGTCGAGCGCAATCGCGAGCAGCCGATGACGCGCACTAAAGAGCTGGCTGATGTTATCTACGCCGCAACCCCGGTCAAAGACAAATTTAAACACCCGGCAACGCGCAGCTTCCAGGCGATCCGCATCTGGGTGAATAGCGAACTGGAAGAAATTGAACAGGCGCTTAAAGGTGCGCTAAGCGCGCTAACCGCCGGTGGTCGCCTTTCCATTATTAGTTTCCATTCGCTGGAAGACCGCATCGTGAAGCGCTTTATGCGCGAACAAAGCCGCGGGCCGCAAATACCTCACGGTCTGCCGATGACCGAAGCGCAGCTTAGCAGCCTGGGCGGGCGTCAACTCAAGGCGCTGGGGAAAATGATGCCGGGAGAAAGCGAAGTGGCGGATAACCCACGCGCACGCAGTTCAGTACTGCGCATCGCGGAGCGTACCGCCTCGTGA
- the ftsL gene encoding cell division protein FtsL, with protein MIGNERHSLPGVIGGDLIRHGKIPVLVFIAVLVSALMVVTTAHKTRLLTAQREQLVLERDALDIEWRNLILEENALGDHSRVERIATEKIQMQHVDPSQENIVVHN; from the coding sequence GTGATCGGTAACGAGCGTCATAGCCTGCCGGGGGTTATTGGCGGAGATCTGATACGCCACGGTAAGATCCCGGTACTGGTTTTTATCGCGGTATTGGTTTCTGCCCTGATGGTGGTGACCACCGCGCATAAAACGCGGCTCCTCACCGCCCAGCGCGAGCAGCTGGTGCTGGAGCGTGACGCGCTGGACATCGAATGGCGCAACCTGATCCTGGAAGAGAATGCTTTGGGCGATCATAGCCGGGTTGAGCGCATCGCAACGGAGAAAATACAAATGCAGCATGTTGATCCTTCACAGGAAAATATTGTGGTTCATAACTAA